From a region of the Streptococcus ruminantium genome:
- a CDS encoding DUF1827 family protein: MKIINTTNSHPHLVQNQLANTDAFLVETYSAGNTDVIFTQAPRHYELLISNKYRAVQQSEIEQIRDFFLHRKIDERTINTATIQTIHTDRLIEMSIPIIAEI, encoded by the coding sequence ATGAAGATTATAAACACGACAAATAGCCATCCCCACCTTGTCCAAAACCAGTTAGCTAATACTGATGCTTTTCTAGTAGAGACGTATTCTGCTGGCAATACGGACGTTATTTTTACCCAGGCCCCCCGTCACTACGAACTCTTGATTAGCAACAAATACCGTGCAGTACAACAGTCCGAAATCGAGCAGATCCGTGACTTCTTTCTTCATCGTAAAATCGATGAAAGAACCATCAATACGGCAACCATTCAGACGATTCATACGGATCGGTTGATTGAGATGTCTATTCCCATTATTGCAGAAATTTAA
- a CDS encoding amino acid ABC transporter permease has protein sequence MNFSFLPDYWAYFNYGAIVTLIIAVFSVFLGSILGVLLAFAQRSKYSVLVWAANIYVWIFRGTPMIVQIMIAFAMTHFTAPTFQLGILTVDLTRLIPGIIVISMNSGAYVSETVRAGINAVPKGQLEAAYSLGIRPKQAMRYVIMPQAIKNILPALGNEFITIVKDSSLLSTIGVMELWNGAQTVQSTSYIPLTPLILAASYYLVMTTVLTMMIQAFEKKLSKGGQIHG, from the coding sequence ATGAATTTTTCTTTTTTGCCCGATTATTGGGCTTATTTTAATTATGGTGCAATAGTTACTCTTATTATTGCAGTTTTTTCGGTTTTTTTGGGCAGTATATTAGGTGTTTTATTGGCTTTTGCACAAAGAAGTAAGTATAGTGTTTTGGTTTGGGCTGCTAATATCTATGTTTGGATTTTCCGTGGAACGCCGATGATTGTGCAGATTATGATTGCTTTTGCCATGACTCATTTCACAGCACCGACATTTCAACTGGGAATATTGACGGTAGATTTGACTCGCTTGATTCCAGGGATTATTGTGATTTCTATGAACTCAGGAGCTTATGTGTCTGAGACCGTACGTGCTGGGATCAATGCGGTTCCTAAAGGTCAATTAGAAGCAGCCTACTCACTGGGAATTCGTCCTAAACAAGCTATGCGCTACGTTATCATGCCACAGGCAATTAAAAATATTTTACCAGCCCTAGGGAATGAGTTTATAACTATTGTTAAAGATAGCTCGCTCTTGTCTACCATCGGTGTGATGGAGTTGTGGAACGGTGCCCAAACAGTACAGTCAACTTCCTACATTCCCCTAACGCCACTGATATTGGCGGCTAGTTACTATCTCGTCATGACCACCGTTTTGACAATGATGATTCAAGCATTTGAGAAGAAGTTGAGCAAGGGAGGGCAGATACATGGCTAA
- a CDS encoding DUF1797 family protein produces MESHLVRIINRLEAMANDGGTLKRNFEREGVVVAEVAYSYDEENGSVFTLRDVAARETYTFDSIDLIAMEIYELLY; encoded by the coding sequence ATGGAATCACATTTGGTGAGAATTATCAATCGTCTTGAGGCTATGGCTAATGACGGTGGTACCTTGAAACGCAATTTTGAGCGTGAAGGTGTTGTCGTTGCAGAAGTGGCTTATAGCTATGACGAGGAAAATGGTTCAGTCTTTACCTTGCGTGATGTTGCTGCTCGTGAAACGTATACGTTTGACAGCATTGACTTAATCGCCATGGAAATCTATGAACTACTATACTAA
- a CDS encoding NUDIX hydrolase, with protein sequence MDNITVFGEKKAGIDYQSRFGVYAVIPDETKEHLILIQAPNGAWFLPGGEIEKGENHLIALERELMEELGFTAEIGHYYGQADEYFYSSHRDTHFYNPAHIYQVTSYHQIGQPLEDFNHIAWFPVDEAIKKLKRGSHKWGVEQWKLQENSLNS encoded by the coding sequence ATGGATAATATTACTGTTTTTGGAGAAAAGAAAGCTGGTATTGACTACCAGAGCCGCTTTGGTGTCTATGCGGTGATTCCCGATGAAACAAAAGAGCACCTCATCCTCATTCAAGCACCAAATGGTGCCTGGTTCCTCCCCGGTGGGGAAATTGAAAAAGGAGAAAACCACCTCATTGCTCTAGAGCGTGAACTGATGGAAGAACTCGGATTTACCGCCGAAATCGGACACTACTACGGACAGGCTGATGAGTATTTCTACTCTAGTCACCGTGATACTCACTTTTACAATCCAGCTCATATCTACCAAGTCACCAGTTACCATCAAATCGGACAGCCTCTTGAAGATTTTAACCATATCGCTTGGTTTCCGGTTGATGAAGCGATAAAAAAACTCAAACGTGGAAGCCACAAATGGGGTGTTGAGCAATGGAAATTGCAAGAAAATTCACTCAATAGCTAG
- a CDS encoding ATP-dependent Clp protease ATP-binding subunit, with protein MLCKNCNINDATIHLYTNLNGKQQQVDLCHNCYQIMKTDPNNAILRGLGDMVNPNNMDPFSEFFNHLGGYPGNTPAGKKREQTPPTQSGGSHNGRGGQTPPPQQPNGLLEEFGINVTDIARRGDIDPVIGRDQEITRVIEILNRRTKNNPVLIGEPGVGKTAVVEGLAQKIVDGDVPQKLRGKEVIRLDVVSLVQGTGIRGQFEERMQKLMEEIRNRREIILFIDEIHEIVGAGSAGDGNMDAGNILKPALARGEMQLVGATTLNEYRIIEKDAALERRMQPVKVEEPSVEETITILKGIQSKYQDYHHVKYSDTAIEAAAVLSNRYIQDRFLPDKAIDLLDEAGSKMNLTLNFVDPREIDQRLLDAENRKAQATRDEDYEKAAYFRDQIAKYKEMQKATISEEDTPLITEKEIEAIVEQKTNIPVGDLKEKEQSQLINLASDLKAHVIGQDEAVDKIAKAIRRNRVGLGAPNRPIGSFLFVGPTGVGKTELSKQLAIELFGSADSMIRFDMSEYMEKHAIAKLVGAPPGYVGYEEAGQLTEKVRRNPYSLILLDEIEKAHPDVLHMFLQVLDDGRLTDGQGRTVSFKDTIIIMTSNAGTGKVEASVGFGASIEGRTQSVLGQLSNFFTPEFMNRFDGIIEFQPLSKENLLEIVSLMLEDVNQRLSHNGINLHITDKVKEKLVDLGYDPKMGARPLRRTIQDQIEDAITDFYLENPSEKNLRAVMTSKGTIQIKAQTKTK; from the coding sequence ATGCTCTGCAAAAATTGTAATATCAACGACGCAACGATCCATCTCTATACCAATCTAAACGGTAAACAGCAACAGGTTGACCTCTGTCACAATTGTTATCAAATCATGAAAACAGATCCAAATAATGCTATCCTACGCGGCTTAGGTGACATGGTAAATCCTAATAATATGGATCCATTTAGCGAGTTCTTCAATCATCTGGGAGGCTATCCAGGTAATACACCTGCTGGCAAAAAACGTGAACAGACCCCTCCAACTCAGTCTGGCGGAAGTCACAATGGTCGTGGTGGGCAGACGCCTCCTCCACAACAGCCCAATGGTCTCTTGGAAGAATTTGGAATCAATGTGACCGATATTGCTCGCCGAGGCGACATTGACCCAGTAATTGGTCGCGATCAAGAAATTACACGGGTCATTGAGATTCTCAACCGCAGGACCAAAAACAATCCCGTCCTCATCGGAGAGCCAGGTGTGGGTAAGACTGCGGTTGTTGAAGGTCTAGCTCAAAAAATCGTTGACGGTGATGTTCCACAAAAACTGCGAGGAAAAGAGGTTATCCGACTCGATGTGGTAAGTTTGGTCCAAGGGACAGGCATTCGCGGGCAATTTGAAGAACGGATGCAAAAACTGATGGAAGAAATCCGCAACCGCCGGGAAATCATCCTCTTTATTGATGAGATCCATGAAATCGTCGGAGCTGGTTCTGCCGGTGATGGTAATATGGATGCAGGAAACATTCTCAAGCCAGCTTTGGCTCGTGGGGAAATGCAATTAGTAGGGGCAACCACCCTCAACGAATACCGCATCATTGAGAAGGATGCTGCTCTTGAACGACGCATGCAACCAGTAAAAGTAGAAGAACCTAGCGTTGAAGAAACAATCACCATTCTCAAGGGTATTCAAAGCAAATACCAAGATTATCACCACGTTAAGTATTCAGATACGGCCATTGAAGCTGCAGCTGTTCTTTCCAATCGCTATATTCAAGACCGCTTTCTACCAGACAAGGCCATTGACCTACTGGACGAAGCCGGCTCCAAAATGAACCTGACCCTCAACTTTGTTGACCCAAGGGAAATTGATCAGCGCTTGCTTGACGCTGAGAATCGTAAGGCTCAAGCCACACGTGACGAAGATTATGAAAAAGCAGCTTATTTCCGCGATCAGATTGCAAAGTATAAGGAAATGCAAAAGGCTACCATCAGCGAAGAAGATACACCGCTCATTACCGAAAAAGAAATCGAAGCCATTGTCGAGCAAAAGACCAATATCCCCGTTGGTGATTTGAAAGAAAAAGAACAATCACAGCTCATCAATCTAGCAAGCGATCTAAAAGCGCATGTTATCGGTCAAGATGAGGCCGTTGATAAGATTGCAAAGGCTATCCGCCGTAATCGTGTCGGTCTGGGAGCACCAAATCGCCCAATCGGCTCCTTCCTCTTTGTTGGTCCGACTGGCGTCGGAAAAACAGAATTGTCCAAACAACTCGCCATTGAACTCTTTGGATCGGCGGACAGTATGATTCGCTTTGATATGTCCGAATACATGGAAAAACACGCTATTGCCAAGTTAGTCGGGGCACCCCCAGGCTATGTCGGTTATGAAGAAGCAGGACAACTAACAGAAAAAGTTCGCCGCAATCCTTATTCACTCATCCTCTTAGATGAGATAGAAAAGGCCCATCCGGATGTCTTACACATGTTCCTCCAAGTCTTGGATGATGGACGCTTGACAGACGGACAAGGACGGACAGTCAGCTTTAAAGACACCATCATCATCATGACGTCCAATGCGGGAACAGGTAAGGTTGAAGCCAGCGTTGGTTTTGGTGCCAGCATAGAAGGACGGACACAATCTGTCCTCGGTCAACTCAGCAACTTCTTTACCCCAGAGTTCATGAATCGTTTTGATGGGATTATCGAATTCCAACCGCTCAGCAAGGAAAATCTACTAGAAATCGTCAGCCTCATGTTGGAGGATGTCAACCAGCGGCTTTCTCACAACGGTATCAACCTACATATCACAGATAAGGTCAAGGAAAAATTGGTTGACTTGGGCTACGACCCAAAAATGGGAGCTCGTCCGCTTCGCCGAACTATCCAAGATCAAATTGAGGACGCTATTACTGATTTTTATCTGGAAAATCCAAGTGAAAAGAACCTGCGAGCAGTCATGACGAGCAAGGGAACTATCCAAATCAAGGCTCAAACAAAAACCAAATAA
- a CDS encoding amino acid ABC transporter ATP-binding protein, which translates to MANAIISIKDLHKYYSENEVLKGIDLEIQQGQVVVIIGPSGSGKSTFLRTMNLLEVPTKGTVTFEGVDITDKSNDIFKMREKMGMVFQQFNLFPNMTVLENITLSPIKTKGLAREEAEKKALALLEKVGLPDKAHAYPQSLSGGQQQRIAIARGLAMDPDVLLFDEPTSALDPEMVGEVLAVMQDLARSGMTMVIVTHEMGFAREVADRVIFMDGGVIVEDGTPAEVFEYAKEERTKDFLSKIL; encoded by the coding sequence ATGGCTAACGCGATTATTTCGATTAAGGATTTACACAAATATTATAGTGAAAATGAAGTTTTGAAAGGGATTGATTTGGAGATCCAGCAAGGGCAGGTAGTTGTGATTATTGGCCCTTCTGGTTCAGGAAAATCAACCTTTCTGCGAACGATGAATTTGTTGGAAGTTCCTACCAAGGGAACGGTGACATTTGAGGGTGTTGATATTACAGACAAGTCCAATGATATTTTCAAAATGCGAGAAAAGATGGGGATGGTTTTTCAGCAGTTTAATCTGTTTCCCAATATGACCGTTTTAGAAAATATTACTCTTTCGCCTATTAAAACCAAAGGGCTTGCTAGGGAGGAGGCAGAGAAGAAAGCTTTGGCCTTGCTTGAAAAGGTCGGTTTGCCTGATAAGGCTCATGCCTATCCACAGAGTTTGTCAGGAGGGCAGCAACAACGGATTGCTATTGCACGTGGTCTAGCCATGGATCCAGATGTCTTGCTTTTTGATGAGCCTACTTCTGCCTTGGATCCTGAGATGGTTGGAGAAGTATTGGCAGTTATGCAGGATTTGGCTAGATCAGGTATGACAATGGTAATTGTAACGCACGAAATGGGCTTTGCTCGTGAAGTGGCAGACCGAGTGATTTTCATGGATGGTGGTGTTATTGTGGAAGACGGCACACCGGCAGAGGTTTTTGAATATGCCAAGGAAGAGCGAACCAAGGACTTTCTATCCAAGATCCTGTAG
- a CDS encoding YSIRK-type signal peptide-containing protein: MTPQKKRHYSIRKLQAGAGSILIGTTLLFGLSTQAVQANTATAESSTTASTGKATVTSEEPTAATTSGETTSTEPTSKEGTQEKDHKYWLYYRKGLSERGELNEQARPLGETEKEGYDDLKEKENRIEKAKERYAQQGYPHSDRFDHRDNTLLVFHRYKTFIVLKTVGDNATEQTSVFYGDKREQDVKRKVEEWTNLFKETYDVKRSEEKKEHEKTITLTLTPKSDKAPEATPEQKAPKKDKETPAPSQPKQDDSMKKDYKLFYQTKDKTEEVDFKGTPEELKATLDKAIEKYKQDGYPYVDRFERENRILLVFNQHKSIIVLETNGDGGSRQSRPFYGTPQELEAEIKKLTESLSDTYKIEKKEGYDKLDPTVKTITLVLTKLSDTPKETPAPKKEDKPTPPKDEKQTQPEDKKPEQPKKDEKQTQPEDKKAEKPKDEKQTQPEGKKAEKPKDEKQTQPEGKKPEQPKDKQPAPAPKKAEKAMPSKARTPKKVLPNTGEAPSILAVLGSGLLGFLGMSQIKRRKK, from the coding sequence ATGACTCCACAGAAGAAAAGGCATTACAGTATTCGCAAATTGCAAGCTGGTGCCGGCTCGATTCTCATTGGAACAACGTTGCTATTCGGACTTTCAACACAAGCTGTTCAGGCAAACACCGCTACAGCAGAGAGCTCTACGACTGCTTCAACCGGTAAAGCTACTGTCACTAGTGAAGAACCAACTGCTGCAACTACGAGCGGAGAAACCACTTCTACGGAACCAACATCTAAAGAAGGAACACAGGAGAAGGATCACAAATACTGGCTCTACTATCGAAAAGGACTTTCTGAAAGAGGAGAGCTAAATGAACAAGCAAGACCTCTTGGTGAGACTGAAAAAGAAGGCTATGACGACCTGAAAGAAAAAGAAAATAGAATCGAAAAAGCGAAGGAAAGATATGCACAGCAAGGCTACCCACATTCTGATCGATTTGACCACAGGGACAATACGCTACTCGTTTTCCATCGTTATAAAACCTTTATCGTCTTGAAAACCGTTGGTGATAATGCCACTGAACAAACTTCTGTGTTCTACGGTGATAAGAGAGAGCAAGATGTGAAACGAAAAGTTGAAGAGTGGACCAATCTATTTAAAGAAACCTATGATGTAAAACGTTCTGAGGAAAAGAAAGAACATGAAAAAACAATCACTTTAACATTAACACCAAAATCTGACAAAGCTCCGGAAGCAACTCCTGAACAGAAAGCACCTAAGAAAGACAAAGAAACTCCTGCTCCATCTCAACCTAAGCAAGATGATAGCATGAAGAAAGACTACAAACTCTTCTATCAAACAAAAGATAAGACAGAAGAAGTGGACTTCAAAGGTACACCAGAAGAGCTAAAAGCAACCTTGGATAAAGCAATAGAGAAATACAAACAAGATGGTTATCCTTATGTTGACCGATTTGAAAGAGAAAATCGAATCCTACTGGTCTTCAATCAGCATAAGAGCATTATTGTATTAGAAACAAACGGTGATGGCGGTAGTCGACAAAGTCGTCCGTTCTACGGAACTCCTCAAGAGCTTGAAGCAGAAATCAAGAAGCTGACAGAAAGTCTATCTGATACATACAAGATTGAGAAAAAAGAAGGTTACGACAAACTAGACCCTACCGTTAAGACAATTACTCTCGTCTTGACAAAATTGTCAGATACACCTAAAGAAACTCCTGCTCCTAAGAAAGAAGACAAGCCAACTCCACCTAAGGACGAGAAGCAAACTCAGCCTGAGGACAAGAAACCTGAACAACCTAAGAAGGATGAGAAACAAACTCAACCTGAGGACAAGAAAGCTGAGAAACCTAAGGACGAGAAGCAAACTCAACCTGAAGGCAAGAAAGCTGAGAAACCTAAGGATGAGAAACAAACTCAACCTGAAGGCAAGAAACCTGAGCAACCTAAGGATAAGCAGCCAGCTCCTGCTCCTAAGAAAGCAGAGAAAGCTATGCCATCTAAGGCACGGACTCCTAAGAAAGTCTTGCCAAATACAGGTGAGGCACCTTCTATCCTTGCAGTACTGGGAAGTGGATTACTAGGATTCTTGGGAATGTCTCAAATAAAGAGAAGAAAAAAATAA